One genomic window of Corynebacterium massiliense DSM 45435 includes the following:
- a CDS encoding type VII secretion-associated protein, which yields MTATRTTTLTVTVMDAATIYEGPESVYRYDLPGSGIVDGWALGGAIDQARKLMGAQWPAVTITVIADPSGTAFSEEAAQILRRQFALSDAEVRDEQGATGSPQFPDTTVFAAVTDSDIAGEDAALGDAPPQPATHTTDRATGSPRHRLESPSRSEIDTETGVGTVAAPSGQPRLAQCRSAQGRHAKKHPPIHNFEPLNYLDPFHGVIAAVVLVVIGVCWWTLRGTGSDIEASVDPAASAVADEASAKDAPTEEAFQFPTSFPAIGEEGEKGEEPDTEDFPDQDKHRGGIPARETTVGPVVVKLPEGFTTSEEDGVFTATGKDPNLRILIAADPMFSVPQDALYAQLREEIEADEGLDKPFERDGRFLYSEDPGDGSAVEWTTWVEGDHQLSVGCHSREEPTTIQKAACRMAVESATLVDAA from the coding sequence ATGACCGCGACCCGCACCACCACGCTGACAGTGACGGTGATGGATGCCGCCACCATTTACGAAGGTCCGGAATCGGTCTACCGCTATGACCTTCCCGGCAGCGGCATCGTCGATGGGTGGGCGCTGGGCGGGGCCATCGACCAAGCCCGCAAACTCATGGGGGCGCAGTGGCCCGCGGTGACCATCACCGTCATCGCCGATCCGTCGGGAACCGCCTTCAGCGAGGAGGCCGCTCAGATCCTGCGCCGCCAGTTCGCCCTGTCCGATGCGGAGGTCCGCGACGAACAAGGGGCTACTGGCAGCCCGCAGTTTCCGGACACGACAGTGTTCGCCGCTGTAACGGATTCCGACATCGCCGGCGAGGACGCCGCGCTTGGCGATGCCCCACCCCAGCCCGCCACCCACACCACTGACCGTGCCACGGGCAGCCCCCGGCACCGCCTGGAAAGCCCATCTAGAAGCGAGATCGACACCGAGACTGGGGTCGGGACCGTTGCAGCACCGTCCGGTCAGCCGCGCCTAGCGCAGTGCCGCTCGGCTCAGGGGCGCCACGCGAAAAAGCACCCGCCCATCCACAACTTCGAGCCGCTCAACTACCTCGACCCATTCCATGGGGTGATCGCGGCGGTGGTCCTCGTGGTCATCGGCGTGTGCTGGTGGACGCTGCGGGGCACGGGCAGTGACATCGAAGCCAGCGTGGATCCCGCTGCTAGTGCCGTAGCGGACGAGGCGAGCGCGAAGGACGCACCCACCGAAGAGGCATTCCAATTCCCCACGTCGTTTCCCGCGATAGGGGAGGAAGGCGAGAAGGGGGAAGAGCCGGACACGGAAGACTTTCCAGACCAGGACAAGCACCGCGGCGGCATCCCCGCCCGTGAGACCACCGTCGGGCCGGTTGTGGTGAAGTTGCCGGAAGGGTTTACCACCTCCGAGGAAGATGGGGTCTTCACCGCCACGGGAAAGGATCCGAATCTTCGGATACTCATCGCGGCCGATCCCATGTTCTCCGTGCCGCAGGACGCCTTGTACGCCCAGTTGCGTGAGGAAATCGAGGCGGATGAAGGCTTGGACAAACCCTTCGAGCGGGATGGCCGGTTCCTATACTCGGAAGACCCGGGTGACGGCTCCGCCGTGGAGTGGACCACGTGGGTGGAAGGCGATCACCAGCTGTCCGTGGGATGTCATAGCCGCGAGGAGCCCACCACCATCCAGAAAGCCGCGTGTCGCATGGCGGTGGAATCCGCCACGCTTGTCGATGCCGCGTGA